One genomic segment of Candidatus Babeliales bacterium includes these proteins:
- the mutS gene encoding DNA mismatch repair protein MutS produces the protein MLFDAQNLSGLTPVMKQYATIKCEHPDAILLFQVGDFYELFFDDAKKVSDFLGITLTKRGELNGQPIPLCGFPVHAVDHYIPRLVKGGFKIALCDQLETAVTGKMVARGVTNVLTPGMLVSENLLDAKSNSYLFSFFPTKAGYGLLFSELLTSQLHATVLPYGSSRQLEAELFRFLPDEVLLLQNRSMQSYESFFKQRGFFTTSYGLNFDTALIDQETTWLAQQFDQHSFKTLQEQSSLLYATILWKKYVQKNQQKALEGFRSITMYEPEAFLMLDGATQKNLDIVKNSFDGSRSHTLFSLVDKAVTPMGSRMIKRWLLSPLMEKDIIQARQNVVKEFLSEGSLLKKVQDLLSGCGDMQRIVGRIALDRASVRDYASLGSILSKIPELQKELLSARSEFLRSIAMTMKDFSELQMLLETSCNDDANVEGIIKAGFHESLDRMRDLVQNSSSKILELEQQEVERTGISSLKIRHNNLQGYYIEITKTHLDIVPDDYIEQQSLVGRKRFTMKALQALQLEILQAQHKLTGLEKEIFESVKAQVKDYVYDLRAASQSVAIVDGLVGFAKVAHEWGWVKPEFHSDRDIIIQSGKHPVVASALLDKFIANDTTLTDEQSLWIVTGPNMGGKSTYLRQVALICLLAQTGSFVPARRAQLPILDRIFTRIGAGDFLAQGKSTFLVEMEETAQILQQATKSSLVILDEVGRGTSTYDGLALAQAIVEYIFQKIGARCLFATHYHELTDLQRHYPGIVSYYADSVRTEAGIVFLHKIVAGKADGSFGLEVAKLAYIPEEVVERARQILMGLHENSANLTQDESDGSLAIIDKVQSRPIDSRANLIENLIIGRLKEVDFDNLSPKKAFDLLWELKDLMP, from the coding sequence GTGTTGTTTGATGCACAGAATTTGTCTGGACTGACTCCAGTCATGAAGCAATATGCAACCATTAAATGCGAGCATCCAGACGCCATCCTTCTTTTCCAGGTTGGTGATTTTTACGAACTATTTTTTGATGATGCTAAAAAAGTATCAGATTTTTTAGGGATCACGCTGACCAAACGCGGTGAATTAAACGGACAGCCGATTCCACTGTGCGGATTTCCTGTACATGCTGTAGATCATTATATTCCAAGACTTGTTAAAGGTGGTTTTAAAATTGCTTTGTGCGATCAGCTTGAAACAGCAGTCACTGGAAAAATGGTAGCGCGTGGCGTAACCAATGTTTTAACTCCTGGCATGCTTGTGTCTGAAAATCTTTTAGATGCTAAATCAAATTCATACCTCTTTTCTTTTTTCCCAACCAAAGCTGGTTATGGACTTTTATTTTCAGAACTTTTAACTTCACAACTTCACGCAACAGTGCTTCCGTATGGATCATCACGGCAGCTTGAAGCTGAACTATTTCGCTTTTTGCCAGATGAAGTACTTTTGCTTCAAAATAGATCGATGCAATCGTATGAATCGTTTTTTAAGCAACGTGGTTTTTTTACAACATCATACGGACTTAATTTTGATACTGCTTTAATTGATCAAGAAACTACATGGCTAGCGCAGCAATTTGACCAACATTCATTTAAAACACTTCAGGAGCAAAGTTCTCTTTTGTATGCCACTATTTTGTGGAAAAAGTATGTGCAAAAAAATCAACAAAAAGCACTTGAAGGATTTCGCTCGATAACGATGTATGAACCAGAAGCATTTTTAATGCTTGATGGGGCAACTCAGAAGAATTTAGATATTGTTAAAAATAGCTTTGACGGCTCACGGTCTCATACGCTGTTTTCACTTGTTGATAAAGCAGTAACCCCGATGGGTTCGCGTATGATCAAACGGTGGCTATTGTCACCACTTATGGAAAAAGATATTATTCAAGCTCGCCAAAACGTGGTTAAAGAATTTCTTTCTGAAGGGAGTTTGCTTAAAAAAGTTCAAGATTTACTTTCAGGTTGTGGCGATATGCAACGAATCGTTGGTCGTATAGCTTTAGATAGGGCATCAGTTCGAGATTATGCCAGCCTAGGTTCAATACTTTCAAAAATTCCAGAGCTACAAAAAGAATTGCTTAGCGCACGCAGTGAGTTTTTGCGGTCGATTGCCATGACGATGAAAGATTTTTCTGAGCTTCAAATGTTGCTAGAGACGTCTTGCAATGATGATGCAAACGTTGAAGGAATCATTAAAGCAGGGTTCCATGAGTCATTAGATCGTATGCGCGATTTGGTTCAAAATAGTAGTAGCAAAATTTTAGAGCTTGAGCAGCAAGAAGTAGAAAGAACGGGCATCTCGTCACTTAAAATTCGTCATAATAACCTTCAGGGTTATTACATTGAAATTACCAAAACGCACTTAGATATTGTTCCCGATGATTACATTGAGCAGCAAAGCTTGGTGGGTCGAAAACGGTTTACGATGAAAGCTTTGCAGGCTCTACAGCTTGAGATACTACAAGCGCAGCATAAGCTTACTGGGCTTGAAAAAGAGATTTTTGAGTCAGTAAAAGCTCAAGTAAAAGATTACGTTTATGACCTTCGAGCTGCAAGCCAATCGGTTGCAATCGTGGATGGGTTGGTGGGTTTTGCTAAAGTTGCCCATGAGTGGGGATGGGTAAAGCCTGAATTTCATTCTGATCGAGATATCATTATCCAGAGCGGTAAGCATCCAGTGGTTGCATCAGCGTTACTCGATAAATTTATTGCTAACGATACTACACTCACCGATGAGCAAAGTTTGTGGATTGTAACTGGTCCAAACATGGGCGGTAAATCGACGTATTTGCGTCAGGTTGCGCTCATTTGTTTGCTTGCGCAGACAGGTTCATTTGTGCCTGCTCGTCGTGCACAGCTACCGATTCTTGATCGTATTTTTACCAGAATTGGGGCTGGAGATTTTCTTGCTCAGGGTAAAAGTACTTTTTTAGTTGAGATGGAAGAAACGGCTCAGATTTTACAGCAAGCAACTAAGTCTAGTTTAGTGATTTTAGATGAGGTAGGGCGAGGAACCAGTACCTATGATGGGCTGGCTCTGGCTCAGGCGATAGTTGAATACATTTTCCAGAAAATAGGGGCTCGGTGCCTTTTTGCAACTCACTATCATGAATTAACCGATCTGCAGCGTCATTACCCAGGAATAGTTAGTTACTATGCCGACAGTGTACGCACAGAGGCAGGTATTGTGTTTTTGCACAAAATAGTAGCTGGAAAGGCCGATGGAAGCTTTGGACTTGAAGTTGCCAAGCTTGCCTATATCCCTGAAGAGGTCGTTGAAAGGGCTCGGCAGATACTCATGGGACTGCATGAAAATAGCGCAAATTTGACCCAGGACGAAAGCGATGGCAGCCTGGCCATAATTGACAAGGTCCAATCTCGGCCGATTGATTCTAGGGCGAATTTAATCGAAAATTTAATTATTGGGCGTCTCAAAGAAGTCGATTTCGATAATCTTTCACCTAAAAAAGCTTTTGATTTGCTGTGGGAGCTTAAAGATTTGATGCCGTAA